In Macadamia integrifolia cultivar HAES 741 chromosome 1, SCU_Mint_v3, whole genome shotgun sequence, a single window of DNA contains:
- the LOC122089454 gene encoding glutathione S-transferase-like: MAPKVHGSVFSTATMRAFATLHEKGIEFEVVPINMGAGEHKKEPFICFNPFGQVPAYEDGDLKLFESRAITQYIAHEHHGKGTELVYKDAKKMAIVSVWMEVEAHHFDPVTSKLVFEQVVKPMMMNMETDSAVVEENQKKLGQVLDVYEVRLSKSKYLGGDGFTLADLHHLPTMNYLMGTSTKEVFEARPHVCAWAKDILARPAWIKTVAMQKQA, from the exons ATGGCTCCCAAGGTTCACGGAAGCGTATTCTCAACAGCAACAATGCGAGCCTTCGCTACCCTCCACGAGAAAGGTATCGAATTCGAAGTCGTCCCTATTAACATGGGAGCCGGAGAACACAAGAAGGAACCATTCATCTGCTTCAAC CCATTCGGTCAAGTCCCTGCCTATGAAGACGGAGATCTGAAACTTTTCG AGTCGAGAGCGATTACGCAGTACATAGCACATGAACACCATGGGAAGGGAACAGAGCTGGTCTACAAAGACGCGAAGAAGATGGCGATTGTGTCGGTGTGGATGGAAGTTGAAGCTCACCATTTCGATCCAGTTACTTCAAAGTTGGTTTTTGAACAAGTTGTGAAGCCTATGATGATGAATATGGAAACTGATTCAGCGGTTGTGGAAGAGAACCAGAAGAAGTTAGGTCAAGTTCTTGATGTGTATGAGGTGAGGTTATCGAAATCGAAGTATTTGGGTGGAGATGGGTTTACTTTGGCTGATCTTCATCACTTGCCTACTATGAATTACTTGATGGGAACGTCGACGAAGGAGGTGTTTGAAGCTCGCCCACATGTGTGTGCTTGGGCTAAGGATATCCTGGCTCGGCCTGCTTGGATCAAGACTGTTGCGATGCAGAAGCAAGCTTGA
- the LOC122067053 gene encoding putative disease resistance protein RGA3, whose product MAQGFLNDSLAASGEDLDIVGDEYFNNLVMHSFFQEVDKDSKGRIEFCEMHDLIHDFAKSLVENECFTLTIKDTNAQEFNFSRARHLYLLIEEISVIPSFVYKAKNLRTLKIYGHIPNVSSELFCELTCLRTLDLGNTYLEELSNEIEKLIHLRYLNLSQARFKELPETLTRLYNLQVLQLYACRNLYKLPEGIGGLVNLIDLGLLECHQLSHLPEGIGKLTRLRGLSDFIIGGVERGGWKIGELKNLNFLKGSLRIISLERVKNGNEAKMACLKDKQKKEKEEDEDGGCARKRCKQLPSTLGKLPFLETLVIAEMYKVKFMGVEFFAIDDAIRSDNGVDTIFPKLKVFQIDGMWNLKEWDMRVQEKYGKEFSFMPCLEYLSLIVLPKLRSFPQHLTQSLSLKKLFIWYCPKLNWMPSPSSHLPFLHFEELILKWDAGSFSKSLVANNHMFFPKLRLLSVRKSPYSSLPEGLGNLTSLETLDIRTCSKIKSIPEKELRHLTTLKELTIVRCPALRRRCKKDIGEDWSKIFHIPKIFIDGDMIKQGTASTTTGHGGKKSEQDATHHILKSKHNMLNF is encoded by the exons ATGGCACAAGGCTTTCTTAATGACAGTTTGGCGGCAAGCGGTGAAGATTTGGATATAGTTGGTGATGAGTACTTTAATAATTTGGTAATGCACTCATTTTTTCAAGAAGTCGATAAAGATTCAAAAGGCAGGATAGAATTTTGTGAAATGCATGATCTCATCCATGATTTTGCAAAATCGCTTGTAGAGAATGAATGCTTTACTTTGACGATTAAAGATACTAATGCTCAGGAATTCAATTTCAGTAGGGCCCGTCATTTATATCTATTAATAGAAGAGATAAGTGTGATTCCTTCTTTTGTTTACAAGGCAAAGAATTTGCGCACTCTTAAAATCTATGGACATATTCCTAATGTTTCTTCTGAGCTATTCTGTGAATTAACATGTCTGAGGACACTAGATTTGGGTAATACTTACCTTGAAGAGCTTTCAAATGAGATAGAAAAGTTGATACATCTAAGGTACCTTAACTTATCCCAAGCAAGGTTCAAAGAACTACCAGAAACATTGACTAGACTGTACAATTTGCAAGTATTACAGCTTTATGCTTGCAGGAATCTTTATAAACTACCTGAAGGGATTGGGGGATTGGTCAATTTGATAGATCTTGGTCTGTTAGAATGTCATCAACTAAGTCACTTACCAGAAGGAATTGGGAAATTAACCAGATTACGTGGTTTGTCAGACTTCATTATTGGTGGGGTGGAGAGGGGAGGATGGAAGATTGGAGAACTAAAAAATCTCAACTTCCTCAAAGGTTCTCTACGTATAATATCTTTGGAGAGAGTGAAAAATGGAAATGAGGCTAAGATGGCATGCTTGAAGGATAagcaaaagaaggagaaggaagaagatgaggatgGAGGATGTGCTAGAAA GAGGTGTAAGCAATTGCCTTCAACTCTGGGGAAACTACCGTTCCTTGAAACCCTTGTAATTGCTGAAATGTATAAGGTGAAATTCATGGGTGTTGAGTTTTTTGCAATCGATGATGCTATTAGAAGTGACAATGGGGTTGACACAATATTCCCAAAACTCAAAGTATTTCAGATTGATGGGATGTGGAATTTGAAAGAGTGGGATATGAGAGtacaagaaaaatatggaaaagaaTTCAGCTTTATGCCGTGTCTTGAGTATCTTTCTCTTATTGTATTGCCCAAGTTAAGGTCGTTTCCACAACACCTTACCCAGTCTCTGTCCCTGAAGAAATTGTTCATATGGTATTGTCCAAAGTTGAATTGGATGCCATCTCCATCATCCCATCTTCCTTTTCTACACTTTGAGGAGTTGATTTTAAAATGGGATGCAGGTTCATTTTCAAAGTCATTAGTTGCAAACAACCACATGTTTTTCCCTAAGCTCAGATTGTTAAGTGTAAGAAAATCACCTTACTCGTCGTTACCTGAAGGCCTAGGGAACCTCACATCACTTGAGACTCTAGATATCCGAACCTGTTCTAAGATAAAGTCAATACCTGAGAAGGAGTTGCGGCATCTCACCACACTAAAAGAGTTGACGATCGTGAGGTGTCCTGCCTTGAGACGACGTTGCAAAAAGGACATAGGAGAGGATTGGAGCAAGATATTCCACATCCCAAAAATCTTTATTGATGGTGATATGATCAAACAAGGAACTGCTTCCACAACAACAGGACATGGTGGAAAGAAGAGCGAACAAGACGCAACACATCACATACTTAAAAGTAAGCACAATATGTTAAATTTTTAA
- the LOC122075492 gene encoding putative disease resistance protein RGA3 — protein MAFASVRLRRIIELKERLDEIANEKDEFQFVENPRNEVIDESRRRLETSSFVDVLEVFGRDMDKNKIIEMLLSESNQQEVVSGVPIVSIVAMPGIGKTTLAQLIFNDDIVKNHFNKRMWIHVSKSFDKVKVAMHIIREIGGNIVHQGDHDITWQDVHHQLTSFVDGKHFLLVLDDIWNENPEEWDPLRRSLKYGSQGSRIIVTTRNEKVAVMMGTTYFHRLGVLPDEACWFVETLCLCWKAKR, from the exons ATGGCATTCGCATCAGTCCGACTAAGAAG GATAATAGAGCTAAAAGAAAGACTAGATGAGATTGCAAATGAGAAGGATGAGTTTCAATTTGTTGAAAATCCTAGAAATGAAGTTATAGATGAATCAAGGAGAAGATTAGAAACTAGCTCCTTTGTTGATGTCTTGGAGGTATTTGGTCGTGACatggataaaaataaaataatagaaatgttGTTAAGCGAGAGCAATCAACAAGAAGTGGTTTCTGGAGTCCCCATCGTCTCCATTGTGGCCATGCCCGGTATAGGTAAAACAACACTTGCCCAACTCATTTTCAATGATGATATTGTAAAAAACCATTTCAATAAGAGAATGTGGATACATGTGTCTAAATCCTTTGATAAAGTGAAGGTTGCCATGCATATTATTAGAGAAATCGGTGGGAACATTGTCCACCAAGGTGATCATGATATTACATGGCAAGATGTGCATCATCAGTTGACTAGTTTTGTTGATGGAAAGCACTTCCTACTTGTGCTAGATGATATTTGGAATGAGAATCCTGAGGAGTGGGATCCTTTGAGGCGTTCTCTCAAATATGGTTCTCAAGGAAGTAGAATCATTGTCACAACACGCAACGAGAAGGTTGCAGTCATGATGGGTACAACATATTTCCATAGATTAGGAGTATTGCCTGATGAAGCTTGTTGGTTTGTTGAGACACTATGCCTTTGTTGGAAGGCAAAAAGATGA